The region GTACATTCAGAGTGTCTAACTGGAGATACATTAGGCAGTTTAAAATGTGATTGTCAAAACCAATTAGATTTAGCACTAAAGTTTATAGCCCAACATGGTGGATTAGTAATTTATCACAGACAAGAAGGAAGAAATATAGGCCTTCTAAATAAAGTAAATGCATATGCATTGCAAGACAAAGGTAGAAATACAATTGAAGCTAATTTAGAACTTGGTTTTGGAGAAGATGATAGAGATTATAGTATAGTTGAAGAGATATTAAAAGATTTAAATATTAAAAAATTAAAATTAATCACAAATAATCCTAAAAAAATAGAATATATAAAATCACTTGGTGTAGATATTGTAGAAAGAATACCAGCTATTACAAAATCAAATAAATTTAATGAACATTATATTAATACAAAAAAAGAACAGATGGGACATATGTTTTAATGGCATTAAAAGAACTTTTAAAAGAGATAAATATTGATAAAGAGTTTGAGCATAGATGCCAAACCTTTATTACATTGTTACAACAATGGGGGAAAGTTCACAATCTTAGTGGAAGATTAGATAAAGAAGATATTATTGAAAATATTGAAGATTCAATTTATCCATTAAAATTTATTGAAAAATATGAAAGCTTTGCTGATATTGGAACTGGGGCAGGTTATCCTGGACTTATATTAGCTATGGCTAATGCAAATGCAAAAGCATATTTAATTGAACCACGTTTAAAAAGAGTTTCTTTTTTAAATTTTGTAAAAAACACTTTAGAGCTTAAAAATGTAGAAGTAATTGCAAATAGAGTAGAAAAAATTAATGATATAAAAGTTGACTTAATAACTTCAAGAGCAGTAACTAATACAAAACTTCTTTTAGATTTAACTACAAATATTAAAAAAGATGATACTGCATATCTTTTTTATAAAGGAACTTTACTAGAAGATGAGATTCAACAAGTAAAAATAAATAATTATGATGTGGTAAATAGAAAAGATAGAAATTATCTTTATATAAAAAAGGAAAATAATGATTTTTAAAATACTTGCAGTTGCAGTTGTTTTATTTCTTGTCTACT is a window of Halarcobacter sp. DNA encoding:
- the ribA gene encoding GTP cyclohydrolase II, which encodes MNIEKSNIANLPTKYGKFKIRAYKQNNQEHLAIMSQNFEELDAPFVRVHSECLTGDTLGSLKCDCQNQLDLALKFIAQHGGLVIYHRQEGRNIGLLNKVNAYALQDKGRNTIEANLELGFGEDDRDYSIVEEILKDLNIKKLKLITNNPKKIEYIKSLGVDIVERIPAITKSNKFNEHYINTKKEQMGHMF
- the rsmG gene encoding 16S rRNA (guanine(527)-N(7))-methyltransferase RsmG; protein product: MALKELLKEINIDKEFEHRCQTFITLLQQWGKVHNLSGRLDKEDIIENIEDSIYPLKFIEKYESFADIGTGAGYPGLILAMANANAKAYLIEPRLKRVSFLNFVKNTLELKNVEVIANRVEKINDIKVDLITSRAVTNTKLLLDLTTNIKKDDTAYLFYKGTLLEDEIQQVKINNYDVVNRKDRNYLYIKKENNDF